ATTTATTATCGGGCATTGGAAAAGTGGAACAACGTATTTCCATAATTTAATGAGTCAAGACAAAAATTTGGGTTACGTATCAACCATACAGACTTTCGCGCCTGAATCATTCCTTCTTTTCCAGCGTATTTCTAGATTAATTTTAGGAAAAGCTTTACCTAAAAAAAGAGCAATGGACAACATTGAAATTTCAGTAGATTATCCTGAAGAGGAGGAGCATGCAATAGGAAATATGTCTACCTATGGTTTTTATAACTGTTGGTATTTTCCCCAAAATATGAGAAAAATATTCAATAAGAGCCTATTGCTTGAACAGGTTTATGAACCAGAAAAAACCAAATGGAAAGAATTGTACATGAATATATTGAAAAAGGCAGCTTTCAATATGAATGGCAAACGGTTACTACTAAAAAACCCTGCAAATACAGCAAGAATTAAAATTTTATTAGAATTATTTCCTGAAGCTAAATTTATCCATATTTATAGGAATCCTTACTTCGTGTATGCTTCAACAAAAAACATGTATATTAAAACCCAAAAACTCTATGCTCTGCAAGATATCAAGGATGAGGAAATCGACGACAATATTTTTTTCTTTTACCAAAAGCTTATGCAAAAATTCTTTGAAGATAAAGAGCTTATTCCTAGAAACCATTTAGCAGAAGTTAAATATGAAGATTTTGTAATTGATCCCATCGGTGCAATCAAAAGGGTATACAACGAATTAAATCTTCCCTACCTTGAGCAAACAGAAGAAAATTTTAAACTTTATGTCAACTCTCAAGCTAATTACAAAGCAAACCAATATGCACTAGATAATAAAACTTTAGAAAAAGTAGAAAGATACTGTAAGTTTACTATTGAGAAGTGGAATTATAAAGCAGTTGATGTCTTAGAAACTAGAAAACCATAACCCTTAACTAAAGGCGAATTAAAATGTGTAACCATCAGCCCCGAGTTAGCATTGGACTACCTGTATACAATGGCGAGCAATTTATAAAAGAAACTTTAGATTCACTTTTGGCTCAAACTTTTGAAGATTTCGAGCTAATTATCTCAGACAATGCATCAACAGACAAAACTGAGGAAATTTGTAGGGCATACGCTGCCAAAGACCAGCGCATCCGTTACTACCGCAATCAACAGAATCTCGGTGCCTCCTGGAACTCCAATCGTGTCTTTGAATTGTCGTCGGGTGAGTACTTTAAGTGGGCTGCCCACGATGATTTACACGCTGCGGATTTTCTATTGAAGTGTATTAAAGTGCTTGACCAAGATCCTAGTGTGATTTTATGTCACTCCCAGGTAAAGTTCATTGATGAATATGGGAATTTCCTACGGAACTACGATATCAAGTTAAATACCAATTCACCGAAACCACAGGAGCGTTTTCATCAGCTTCTTAGTAAGCACCTATGCTATCAATTTTTTGGGGTAATACGCGCAAGCGCCCTCAGGATGACATCGCTTCTAGGCAATTACGGTCATGCAGATGGAATTTTATTGATCAGGCTTGGTCTCCTCGGTCGGTTCTATGAAATTCCTGAACATCTGTTCTTTGCTAGAAGCCATCCACAACAATCAATGAGTAAGTTCTTTCCAAGGTACCTACAGTTTGCTAGCCAAGGTTCATCACACTCAATAAGTATATTGCCTGACTACTATTGTTATACAGTGTGGTTTGATCCGGCAAAAGAAGGAAAAATTTTGTTTCCACATTGGAGAATCCTCTGGGAATATTGCCGCTCTGTATGGCAGGCTCCAATTAATTGGTATGAGCAAATATCCTGCTATCTAAGTGTGTTAAAGCAGTTAAAAGGAACCGAGTACTTACTAGTCAAAGATTTGCTCGTAGCTGTTAACATGATTAAGAAACGCTTTGATAAAAAATGCTCCCTACGGAATAAACAAGACACTAACTTAAAAGCAGATATCAAAAGCGTACTGTTTTATCGAGAAAAAATTAATACTAAGACTAACAAAAGTTTAGATGTAACAAGAATACTAGGAGTTGTTGCTGCAGCGAAAGGAGCAGAAAATTATTTACCATATACTATTCCAAAAATTATCAAACAAATATCTGAAATAGGAATGGGGGCTGATATTATCATTGGTCTGAATAATGGGTTTGAATGCCAAACAGTTATAGAACGCTTTAGTTTACTTCCTGATGTCCAGGTAATTCATCTCTACACCGGAGAAAAGTTGGCGAGTAATATTCCAGCTAAAGTATTCGATAATTTAAATAGCGAAGATGAATCCTATTACTTGCGTAATATTGAACCTTCGCACTTCAAGCATCGGCTCTTCATTATTCATCAAAAAGCAGGGTTATACTCAGCTGGTAAAATACGGGTTTTAGCAGATATTTATAAGTTGCTTTTGAATAGCATCGATCATGGATGGATACCACCAGCACTTTTGCTTACTTTCGATGCTGAATCCCAGATTTTAGTGAATAAAGCAAGTTCAATTCCAGAGCTAGAATCCAATGGTTTAATGTTAATGGTTAACAAATTGAACAATAGTCCGGAAATAGATCTACTTGGTACAAGAAATAAATTTGCAGTTTATCGAGAAGGAATAGTGGAGGGAATTAAAGTTCTCTTCCCTAATTTCAATGAAGATATTCCTCCTATTCAATGGTTTATAGACGTTGTTCATGGTAAATACAGTGGCTATAGATGGCAGCCTGGAGGAGGTACAGTTGGTAGAACTGATGTGATAATAAGCTTGTTAGCTGTAATATCTGAAAGGTATCCGGGAACCAGAAGCGAAGACACCCATCTTACTATCTTAGCCAAACATACCGGATTTCTTGACGATATACTTATGGATGTCGTTTCTACCAATCGAGTTCCAAGTCTTACAGATATGACAACAGATAACCCGTCAACGCAAGCCTGGATGGCTCAGATGTATAGATGGATTGCTGCTTGTTATGCCTTAGAATTAAACTATGGGAAACACAATGTTAGTTTAATAGCATCTTACGGTTTTCCCTGGAGTATTTTAACAGCTCCTAGTGACTTTTTCGGAAGTTTAAAAAACATTAATAAAATAAAATTTTACAAAGTAATTAATAAGTTAATAACATCTTTTTTTATTGCCAACAAACTCAAGAAAAACGCTTTTGAAAACCCTGACTTACTTCAAGGTTCTGGCGCAAAGGCTTCTTGGTAAATTAACTTTAAGATTGAGGAGAGGGCTAGCATGCCACCCAAGTCAATCTTAATCAGGAGGCCTCACTTATGATCGCAGGGAGTTGGATAGCTTTAGCTTCTGGCGGATTAGTCTCTGGAATTTTAGCTGGATTCTTGGGTATTGGTGGTGGTACTATCTTAGTTCCGCTTTTAATTACTCTGGGTTACGCACCCGTGCAAGCGGTAGCTACTAGCAGCCTAGCAATTCTAATTACTTCAGTTTCTGGTACTGTACAAAATTGGCGGATGGGCTACTTTGACTTGAAGCGAGTAATTTTATTAGGATTTCCAGCTTTAGTCACTGCTCAAATAGGTGTATATTTGGCAACTCATATCTTGCCCTATATACTGCTCTTGGCGTTTGGGATATTATTGCTGACTAATATTTATTTAGTAGAGCTGCGGAAGCGCTTAACTGTTCTAGAAGCTCCAATAACGACTAAATTTAACCCAGTAATTTCTAGAATTGGCACTGGAGGTACGGCAGGTATTTTAGCAGGCTTGTTTGGTGTTGGTGGCGGTGTGATTATGGTGCCACTCCAAATGTTGCTACTAGGAGAACCAATTAAAGTAGCAATTCAGACTAGCTTAGGTGTGATCGTTGCTACTGCTGTATCTGCTTGCATAGGACATGCAGCAAAGGGAAATGTCTTGTTTGTCTCAGGCATCCTTCTAGGCAGTGGCGGTCTTTTGGGAGCGCAGATGAGTACTCGTGTTTTGCCAAAGCTACCAGATCAAGTTGTCAGCCTTTTCTTTCGGATCTTTCTAGGAATATTGTCAATCTACATTTTTTGGCAAGCTTGGAGAAGTTATCAGGGTTTCTAATAGACATCTCCACAATAGTAATGTTTTCTGGTAAAAGAATACAATAATGAGTTTTTACCCCAGAAATATGAGTTCAATACTAAATCACATTGAATCGAATCCTAAAGAAACACAGCGGTTGATTGGTTTAGAATATGACCGCCTATAACAATTATTTCAAAAAGCAAAGCAATTCCATCATGAAAAACAAGCTTTATTAGAAGCTGAGAAAACCAGAATCATTGCAGGTGGAGGTGGTAGGAAACCTAAATTATCGCTTGAAGAACAAATAATTTTGACTTTGGTTTATCTCAGGCATATGACGACGTTTCAATTGCTGGGTATCCAGTTTGGAGTGAGTGAGTCTACCGCAAATGATACATTTAATTATTGGTTGCCACTACTGGAAGAGTTGTTACCATCTAGTTTAATTGAACAAGTTAAAAAAAAGAATCTGACTCTGAAATAGTTAAAGAAATACTCACCCAGTATGAATTAATAGTAGATAGCTACGAACAAGTCAGGGAAAGACCTAGAGACCAGAAAGAACAAGAAAAGTATTATTCCGGTAAGAAGAATAATCATACATTCAAAACTCAAATGATTATTGGTAGTGTTTTAGATTTGTGGTTAAGACTCCTGAAACGTTGAACATGTAGACCCTTCAGGCAAAGAGTAACAAATCTAAAACACCACCTTTTCACTACAGTTGCAGATAATATTAGGGAGCTTGAGAACGCTTACGGTAATGATGGTAACGAGCGAGAGCTTGATGATGTCTGCGCCAGAAAGACCAATGGAGGATCGACTCTAAAGACCAGGAGCGGGGCAATAAAAACCTCCAGAGCCATCGCCTCAATTCGGCGAGGCTGAGGCAGACGAGAGCCCACGGACCGCTTTGAACGCAGCCAGACTGCCAGCCCCGACGTGAGGAGAAAAAAATGGAGGAGTTGAAAGTTCTCCCAGCGGTTCGGCTTGATAACGCAGCACAGACAAGAAAGCTCCTGCCGCCAGGACCAAAGTGACGTGGCGATGCCAGCCCGTCCATGAACGAACTTCGTAATCTCCTAAGCCGAGTTGGTATGCAGGCGAATTGAAAATACTCCTCGATTCGCCACCGTTGACCAGCAACCCCAACCATGGTTTCTACAGAGGTGTTACTTGGGGCAAAAACCTGATAGTAGCTGATAAAACTTGGGTCATCCGGATGTTCAGGACAGCGGCGAAACAGGAACCAACGGCTATATCCTTCGGGCTGACGGCAACTCAGTTCGACGCTGCAAGCAGTATGGACTGGCATATCCTACCTGCTCTGCCATCTGCCAACCGTTTTTTGGTTCTACGGGACATAGCAAAGCTTGAATATAGTCAAAGGCTGCCCCTTTGGCTTCAGAGCGGGCAAAGTATTTGCCGATCCGTTGCTGGAATGACTTGAGGTGATCGCTCCATGCACACAGAGCTTCTAGTGCCTGCCCGCTAGGTGTAGGAGCCAGCAATAAGAAAGCCTTCGACCTGCAAACAGGAGCGTTTCCAGCCAGGATTATTTGCAACTAGAGCCGTGAGTTGAGCCAGGATTATGGGTCTTGGCAGCTTTTAGTGACATTGCGTCAGGATGGGATTATAAGAATCTGAGCATTTGAGAGGTTGTGGAACTCCTCCTATATGTGAGATTGGTTGGTGAAGGCGCGTAAACCAACACAAATATGGATAAGCAAGATAAGGCAGTAGTATATATGCTAAATTCAATAGTGCGGTCAGGACTTGTTTCTGTGGCATCAGTGTTAGGTGTCACTTGTCCGCCAGCGGGGGCTTTAGCAAGTTTTATGTCATGGGCATGGGAGGAAAGTAATGCAAGGGACTTCCATGATGAGCTTGAAGAAAGGTTGCGAAGAATTGAACGAGAGAAGGTAGACGAGGTTTACTTTAATTCTGATGAGTTCATATCGCTCTTTGCACAGGCTACCGAGACTGCCTCTAAGACAGCATCCGACTTAAAACGACAGGCTCTAGCTAAGGCGCTGGTAAATTCTCTCGTAACACCAACTAGCGAACTTCCTGGAAAGCAAGCTCTTCTGCGAGTCCTCTCGCAGATGTCGGATGAGGAAATGATAGCGCTTTCTGCTCTGTACAAAAATGTGAGGGAGGGAGACTCAGAGATAACACTGTTCGACCTAAAAAATACGATAGAGGCGGAGTGGAGTCACGAAGATATTGCAGTAGCTTACGAAGGTCTTACTCAACTAGGGTTGGCGCTCACGCGGGACTTTGACCATGAACTTTGGAAGATAAGCACCTTGGGAAATAGGCTTATAAAGTGGTGTAGTGGTGAGCTGTATTATCACGAAGTGTAAGGTCTTGGCAGCTGTTAGCGAGCCTGAGAGGAAGGCATGATTGGAATCATTCGACGACTCACTCGTTAGCTTGCCAGCAAGAACCGTCGGCTCAGTAATGCAATTCCTGCCCGACCATACATTTGCCGCTTGAGCATCTTCAATCGATTGATATGCCCTTCGACTGGACCGTTGCTCATGGGCAATGTTACACCTGCTTTGACCGCATCATAGTCTTCACGCAAGCGCTGAGCAAAGCGGCGAAAAGGCTCTAGACCACTGTCAATCGCTTGCTCCAACCAAGGGTCAAGGTGCTCAGGTAGGCGTTGGCGTACAAGGAAGGCAAAGCCTTGAGCAAGATTGATCGCAGTGGATAGGTCAGGATGCTGTGCCTTTAAGCGAGTAATCAACTGTTCGTCATCTAGCTTCTGTAACTCTTGCCGTTGTAGCACCAGCATTGCAGCACGACGGGCAGTGCGCGGTCGTTTCTCCGGTTGGGCAACTTTGGGTAGCGGCTGACTGACCAAGCGTTGCCGCAGCTGCAAACCTTGAGAGGAGCGTAGACGACGGGTATAACGGGCTACCGTATCATAACTACCAGAGTAACCACGCTTTTGTATTTCTTCAAACAGCCCTTTGGTGTCATAACAGCCATCGTTCCAGCACCTGAGAATATATTCCTTGTACGGGGAAAGCACGCTCCGTCCACGGTCTCTACGCCCTTGACGTTCGGGAAAGCTGGGAGTGCGTAGATAGTGAAACACACTCGTTTTACCAATGCCGAGTTGACGCGCGATTGCTTGGGCTTTGTAACCCTGACGATGTAGATTCCAGACTTGCTGATAGGTTGACAATCGCCGTGTCCGTCGCTGCTGAGTTCTCTGTTGCTCCTGCTCGGTTAAAGATGGTAGCGCGATGGGGACAACGACCGTACCATCAGAATCAGTTGTGGATGAAAAGCTGTGAGCAGTTTCAACCGCTTTGAGGTCTTGACCGTGCTTGTTAAAAACTTGGTCAAGGGTTTCTACCAAGTTTTGCAGCAGGTGAAAGCGGTCAGCAACCTGAATTGCCAATGGCGCTCCTTGGGTAATTCCGGCTTTGTATGCTTTGGAACGATCTCGTGACACCACTTGAACTCCTGGGTGTTCTTGCAACCACGCAGCCAACGTCTCGGTTTCGCGATCGCCCAATAACGCTACTGGACGACTTCGATCCAAATCGATGAGGACAGTGCCGTAGGTTTCACGCTTACGAAAAGAGAAGTCATCGACACCAAGCATTTGTGGTGTGACAATCGATGGTAGAGGCAGTCTAGATACTAATTGGAGTATGGTATTGCGGCTGACCGCACAATCTAATTGCTGGCTCAACCGTTCTCCTGCTGCACCCCCTAACGCTAAACCCATAACTGCTAATCGCTTAGCCATGCGCCCAGTTCGCCTTGCCCAAGGAGCAGCAACAGTGGCTATTCGCTCTGTAAAGATGCGTCGAAAGCACTTTTCATTGATGCAGAAAAACTTCCGTACCCGAAGTTGCAGGGTGATGCTGTAATCAGCCCACGGCAGATCGGCTAATGTGCGCTTGTAGTGGCTATGAACTCGATGTGTGGGATGAGCGCAGACTGGGCATTGTGTACCAATCTGGGTCGAGGAGACACTCAAGGTCAGGGCAAACGCATAAAAATTACTGAGCCAGAATTTTGACTAGATAAGCATCATCCCAGCCAGCCTTTTTGCGTTTGGCGGGAATGCCAATCCTGGTCGATTTGTCTTGA
This window of the Chroococcidiopsis sp. CCMEE 29 genome carries:
- a CDS encoding sulfotransferase; this encodes MNLNLQPLAGNSFVNWLQLLWQNDGIDRKYILRAFSISLVSFLVTPIRILENARFSKKINTLIIEEPPIFIIGHWKSGTTYFHNLMSQDKNLGYVSTIQTFAPESFLLFQRISRLILGKALPKKRAMDNIEISVDYPEEEEHAIGNMSTYGFYNCWYFPQNMRKIFNKSLLLEQVYEPEKTKWKELYMNILKKAAFNMNGKRLLLKNPANTARIKILLELFPEAKFIHIYRNPYFVYASTKNMYIKTQKLYALQDIKDEEIDDNIFFFYQKLMQKFFEDKELIPRNHLAEVKYEDFVIDPIGAIKRVYNELNLPYLEQTEENFKLYVNSQANYKANQYALDNKTLEKVERYCKFTIEKWNYKAVDVLETRKP
- a CDS encoding glycosyltransferase family 2 protein; the encoded protein is MCNHQPRVSIGLPVYNGEQFIKETLDSLLAQTFEDFELIISDNASTDKTEEICRAYAAKDQRIRYYRNQQNLGASWNSNRVFELSSGEYFKWAAHDDLHAADFLLKCIKVLDQDPSVILCHSQVKFIDEYGNFLRNYDIKLNTNSPKPQERFHQLLSKHLCYQFFGVIRASALRMTSLLGNYGHADGILLIRLGLLGRFYEIPEHLFFARSHPQQSMSKFFPRYLQFASQGSSHSISILPDYYCYTVWFDPAKEGKILFPHWRILWEYCRSVWQAPINWYEQISCYLSVLKQLKGTEYLLVKDLLVAVNMIKKRFDKKCSLRNKQDTNLKADIKSVLFYREKINTKTNKSLDVTRILGVVAAAKGAENYLPYTIPKIIKQISEIGMGADIIIGLNNGFECQTVIERFSLLPDVQVIHLYTGEKLASNIPAKVFDNLNSEDESYYLRNIEPSHFKHRLFIIHQKAGLYSAGKIRVLADIYKLLLNSIDHGWIPPALLLTFDAESQILVNKASSIPELESNGLMLMVNKLNNSPEIDLLGTRNKFAVYREGIVEGIKVLFPNFNEDIPPIQWFIDVVHGKYSGYRWQPGGGTVGRTDVIISLLAVISERYPGTRSEDTHLTILAKHTGFLDDILMDVVSTNRVPSLTDMTTDNPSTQAWMAQMYRWIAACYALELNYGKHNVSLIASYGFPWSILTAPSDFFGSLKNINKIKFYKVINKLITSFFIANKLKKNAFENPDLLQGSGAKASW
- a CDS encoding sulfite exporter TauE/SafE family protein, which encodes MIAGSWIALASGGLVSGILAGFLGIGGGTILVPLLITLGYAPVQAVATSSLAILITSVSGTVQNWRMGYFDLKRVILLGFPALVTAQIGVYLATHILPYILLLAFGILLLTNIYLVELRKRLTVLEAPITTKFNPVISRIGTGGTAGILAGLFGVGGGVIMVPLQMLLLGEPIKVAIQTSLGVIVATAVSACIGHAAKGNVLFVSGILLGSGGLLGAQMSTRVLPKLPDQVVSLFFRIFLGILSIYIFWQAWRSYQGF
- a CDS encoding transposase family protein, producing MTTFQLLGIQFGVSESTANDTFNYWLPLLEELLPSSLIEQVKKKNLTLK
- a CDS encoding ISL3 family transposase, which encodes MSVSSTQIGTQCPVCAHPTHRVHSHYKRTLADLPWADYSITLQLRVRKFFCINEKCFRRIFTERIATVAAPWARRTGRMAKRLAVMGLALGGAAGERLSQQLDCAVSRNTILQLVSRLPLPSIVTPQMLGVDDFSFRKRETYGTVLIDLDRSRPVALLGDRETETLAAWLQEHPGVQVVSRDRSKAYKAGITQGAPLAIQVADRFHLLQNLVETLDQVFNKHGQDLKAVETAHSFSSTTDSDGTVVVPIALPSLTEQEQQRTQQRRTRRLSTYQQVWNLHRQGYKAQAIARQLGIGKTSVFHYLRTPSFPERQGRRDRGRSVLSPYKEYILRCWNDGCYDTKGLFEEIQKRGYSGSYDTVARYTRRLRSSQGLQLRQRLVSQPLPKVAQPEKRPRTARRAAMLVLQRQELQKLDDEQLITRLKAQHPDLSTAINLAQGFAFLVRQRLPEHLDPWLEQAIDSGLEPFRRFAQRLREDYDAVKAGVTLPMSNGPVEGHINRLKMLKRQMYGRAGIALLSRRFLLAS